The Flavobacteriales bacterium genome has a segment encoding these proteins:
- a CDS encoding glycosyltransferase, with product MQKCCVIIPCYNESDRILKEVFLAFVNKNPAIDFLFVNDGSTDDTAEILEQLSEQHNQINFLNLATNQGKAEAVRTGMLHCKKLNYNYVGYWDADLSTPLSEIVRFLTFFDGQIQFLMGSRLKRLGAVVERTRFRHLTGRVFATFTSIILDLPVYDSQCGAKIFDASLIDKLFNEKFITKWLFDVELLARYQLLVGKSSVLNNVLEIPILEWKEVKGSKLNFMALIKVPFELCKINNYYKKQRVDNV from the coding sequence ATGCAAAAATGCTGTGTAATAATTCCTTGTTATAACGAATCAGATAGGATTCTAAAGGAAGTATTTTTAGCTTTTGTGAACAAAAACCCTGCTATTGATTTTCTTTTTGTTAATGATGGAAGTACCGATGATACCGCAGAAATACTTGAACAACTAAGTGAACAACATAACCAAATTAATTTTTTAAACTTAGCCACAAATCAGGGGAAAGCTGAAGCTGTGAGAACTGGTATGCTCCATTGTAAAAAATTGAATTACAATTATGTTGGTTATTGGGATGCAGACCTCTCTACACCTTTGAGTGAAATCGTCCGTTTTTTAACTTTTTTTGATGGGCAAATCCAATTTTTGATGGGGTCACGATTAAAAAGATTGGGAGCAGTAGTTGAACGTACTAGATTCAGACATTTAACAGGTAGGGTGTTTGCGACATTTACAAGTATTATTTTAGACTTACCAGTTTACGACTCGCAATGTGGAGCAAAAATATTTGATGCTTCTTTAATTGATAAATTGTTCAATGAAAAATTTATTACTAAATGGCTTTTCGATGTTGAACTATTGGCTCGTTACCAATTGTTGGTTGGTAAATCATCCGTTTTAAATAATGTGTTGGAAATACCCATTTTAGAATGGAAGGAAGTAAAAGGATCGAAACTAAACTTTATGGCTTTAATTAAA
- the dprA gene encoding DNA-protecting protein DprA — MLLDKDLIYYIALTAIPNIGSITAKKLIAYTGSANQIFSEKKSALEKIPGIGAVNAQNIIQNKDFALNLAEHELNFIEKNDIKAHSFLQDGYPKRLTHCEDGPLVVFSKGDFNFNSQKVISIVGTRNATDYGKDFCEKLMADLTPHKPLIVSGLAFGVDICAHKAALKNNLPTIGVLAHGLDRIYPAVHTSAANQMVENGGLVSEFRSGTNPDRENFPKRNRIIAGLSDLTIVIESSNKGGSLITAELANSYSRDVFALPGRITDAQSEGCNALIKQNKAHLIQSVKDIEYIMGWKAEETVKLNQTKLFVELTSEEKLLFDILRQQDKMAIDNIALTAQLPMSKTAALLLEMEFKNVVKSLPGKMYKVV, encoded by the coding sequence ATGCTTTTGGATAAAGACTTAATATATTACATTGCACTTACAGCCATTCCAAATATTGGAAGTATTACTGCTAAAAAATTGATTGCTTATACAGGTTCAGCAAATCAAATTTTTAGTGAAAAAAAATCGGCCTTAGAAAAAATACCCGGAATTGGCGCTGTAAATGCTCAAAACATTATTCAAAATAAAGATTTTGCTTTAAACTTAGCAGAACATGAATTGAATTTTATTGAAAAAAATGACATAAAAGCACATTCCTTTTTACAAGATGGTTACCCGAAACGGTTAACCCATTGCGAAGATGGTCCGCTGGTGGTTTTTTCTAAAGGCGATTTTAATTTTAACAGTCAAAAAGTAATTAGCATAGTTGGAACTAGAAATGCAACTGATTACGGCAAGGATTTTTGCGAAAAATTGATGGCAGATTTAACTCCTCACAAACCTTTAATTGTTAGTGGATTGGCGTTTGGTGTTGATATTTGTGCCCACAAAGCTGCTTTAAAAAACAATTTACCAACCATAGGTGTGTTGGCTCATGGTTTGGATAGAATTTACCCAGCTGTTCATACTTCTGCTGCAAATCAAATGGTAGAAAACGGTGGACTAGTTTCTGAGTTTAGAAGTGGAACTAATCCTGATAGAGAGAATTTCCCAAAACGAAACAGAATAATTGCAGGATTGTCGGATTTAACCATTGTAATAGAATCGAGTAATAAAGGTGGCTCTTTAATTACTGCAGAGCTAGCCAATAGTTATAGTAGAGATGTTTTTGCCTTGCCAGGTAGAATAACAGATGCTCAATCGGAAGGCTGTAACGCACTAATAAAACAGAATAAAGCTCATTTAATACAGTCGGTAAAAGACATTGAATACATTATGGGTTGGAAAGCTGAGGAAACGGTAAAGCTAAATCAAACCAAGTTGTTTGTTGAATTAACAAGCGAAGAGAAATTGCTTTTTGACATTCTTCGGCAACAAGATAAAATGGCTATTGACAATATAGCCTTAACGGCTCAATTACCCATGAGCAAAACTGCAGCGCTTTTGCTAGAAATGGAGTTTAAAAATGTGGTAAAATCCTTACCTGGAAAAATGTATAAAGTGGTTTAA
- a CDS encoding SAM-dependent methyltransferase, with protein sequence MNDLNQFFEKLTTSTKNNSFVKITLSKPAFKSDGLLNIYIRQITLKEEQVFSFTYHYQTNDQVKNYSLEEAKQVLTELLGQKFKIATLFTLEEDFTIQFSKKGKTSTRKTAPSFEQKPPESHDKPKAKRAKLGQYLFLLGVTDENGTVIPKMADKFKQINKYLEIIDGLLKNANLPKTIKVVDMGSGKGYLTFALYDFLVNQRKMEATIIGIEARQDLVDFCNKTAQECGFENLKFEHKTIQEFNTKKIDILIALHACDTATDDAIFKGMKANATLIVTAPCCHKQIRQQLKGKEQQNPILKYGIFKERQYEMVTDTLRALIMEKQQYDAHIFEFVSNEHTRKNVMLVGTKTSKKADIEKLNSKIEEIKKGFGIDEHYLEKLPL encoded by the coding sequence ATGAACGACCTGAATCAATTTTTCGAAAAGCTTACAACAAGTACCAAAAACAACTCTTTTGTAAAAATAACATTGAGCAAACCAGCTTTTAAAAGCGATGGTTTGTTGAATATCTATATTCGTCAAATAACTTTAAAAGAAGAGCAAGTTTTTTCTTTTACATACCACTACCAAACCAACGACCAAGTCAAAAATTACAGCTTAGAAGAAGCCAAACAAGTACTTACCGAATTGTTGGGTCAGAAATTTAAAATTGCCACCTTGTTTACGTTGGAAGAGGATTTTACCATACAATTTTCTAAAAAAGGTAAAACAAGCACACGTAAAACTGCTCCAAGTTTTGAGCAAAAACCACCTGAAAGTCACGATAAACCAAAGGCTAAAAGAGCCAAATTGGGCCAATATTTGTTCTTGTTGGGTGTTACCGACGAAAACGGTACGGTTATTCCTAAAATGGCAGATAAGTTTAAACAAATTAACAAATACCTCGAAATTATTGATGGCTTATTAAAAAACGCCAATTTGCCTAAAACTATTAAGGTGGTGGATATGGGTTCAGGAAAAGGATATTTAACTTTTGCTTTGTACGATTTTTTGGTGAACCAACGAAAAATGGAAGCAACCATTATTGGTATTGAAGCACGACAAGATTTGGTTGATTTTTGTAACAAAACAGCTCAGGAATGTGGTTTCGAAAATTTGAAGTTTGAACACAAAACCATACAAGAGTTTAATACTAAAAAGATAGATATTTTAATTGCTTTACACGCCTGCGATACAGCCACTGATGATGCTATTTTTAAGGGAATGAAAGCCAATGCTACATTGATTGTTACTGCACCCTGTTGCCACAAACAAATTCGCCAACAATTAAAAGGCAAAGAGCAACAAAACCCTATTTTAAAGTATGGTATTTTTAAAGAACGCCAATACGAAATGGTAACGGATACCTTGCGAGCTTTAATTATGGAAAAACAGCAATACGATGCTCATATTTTTGAGTTTGTATCGAACGAACACACGCGTAAAAATGTAATGTTGGTTGGCACAAAAACCAGTAAAAAAGCAGATATTGAAAAACTTAATTCAAAAATTGAAGAGATTAAAAAAGGGTTCGGTATAGACGAACATTATTTGGAGAAATTACCTTTGTAA
- a CDS encoding DUF475 domain-containing protein — MYELIQQIIDNPYASMAIVGNLIIIESLLSVDNAAVLATMVKDLPENQKVKALKYGIWGAYIFRGIAMLFASLLIQIWWLKPLGGLYLLFIVFDYWKGKKTKTKKDDLLDKKSNWLYRVTVGTIGNFWATVFMVELMDMAFSIDNVFAAVAFTPNIILVCIGVFIGILAMRYIAQWFVKLMQRYPFLETAAFIVIAILGTKLTLSVYEHFYPESEMTKFLTSHYADAGISILTASIFFVPILTSIIFNYPTKKRKH; from the coding sequence ATGTACGAATTAATTCAACAAATTATTGACAATCCTTATGCCTCGATGGCAATTGTTGGAAACTTAATTATTATCGAAAGTTTACTATCGGTTGATAATGCTGCTGTACTAGCAACAATGGTAAAGGATTTACCAGAAAACCAAAAAGTAAAAGCCTTAAAATATGGTATATGGGGAGCTTATATTTTTAGAGGAATTGCCATGCTTTTTGCATCACTTTTAATTCAAATTTGGTGGCTTAAACCTTTGGGAGGACTGTATTTATTGTTTATAGTTTTTGATTATTGGAAAGGTAAGAAAACCAAAACGAAAAAAGATGATTTACTTGACAAAAAAAGCAATTGGTTGTATAGAGTTACTGTTGGAACAATTGGTAATTTTTGGGCAACGGTATTTATGGTAGAGTTAATGGATATGGCTTTTTCAATCGACAATGTTTTTGCTGCCGTAGCATTTACTCCAAATATTATTTTGGTTTGTATTGGAGTTTTTATAGGTATTTTAGCCATGCGTTATATTGCTCAATGGTTTGTAAAATTAATGCAACGATATCCTTTTCTAGAAACGGCTGCTTTTATTGTAATAGCGATACTTGGAACCAAATTAACCTTGTCTGTTTATGAGCATTTTTATCCTGAATCAGAAATGACAAAATTTTTAACTAGTCATTACGCTGATGCGGGTATTTCTATTCTTACTGCTTCAATTTTCTTTGTACCTATTTTAACCAGCATTATCTTTAATTATCCTACTAAAAAAAGGAAGCATTAA
- a CDS encoding CusA/CzcA family heavy metal efflux RND transporter, whose product MFEKIIAYSLKNKLIVLIMILALTGGGIYSLQHIAVDAVPDITNNQVQVVTTSATLAAEEVEKYITFPVEMAVTNIPDVTEVRSISRYGLSVVTIVFKDNVDIMKARQFVAEQLSIAKEEIPIEFGTPQMMPITTGLGEIYQYVLQVKSGYESKFDIMEIRTIQDWIVKRQLAGLQGIIEVSSFGGKVKQYEVSVNPQQLMAFNTTINEVEEALKANNSNSGGSYIEKGDNAYYIRIEGRAEHFSDIENIVIKNNGSPIRIKDVATVGLGSPKRYGAMTMDGKGEVVGGITLMFKGANSSEAVNNVRQRMELITKSLPEGLEIYPYLDRSVLVGKTISTVVKNLVEGGLIVIFVLVLFLGNFRAGLIVSSVIPLSMLFALILMHLLGVSANLMSLGAIDFGIVVDGAVIIVEGVLHVLHKNHKGKTLSKLQMNNEIKEASGQIYNTAAFGVLIILVVFVPIFTLEGIEGKTFLPMAQTVSFAILGSLLLSVTYVPVASALFLNKTISNKETFSDKIVTALQKRYIPSLAFVLKNPKKVLSMAVLALFLSIVVFASMGSEFIPTLEEGDLAMQMAVEPGSSLEKSIATSTHAEQILKENFSEVKHVVSKIGTAEVPTDPMAIEDADIMIILKEKGEWENAKSREELIDKMKAKLAEIQHASFEFSQPIQLRFNELMTGAKTDIAIQIFGEDVKQLKELADQTASVIKNINGVGDVKVEQTEGLKQLSVVIDRSKLSLFHINIDDVNNVIKTAYAGSQTGSVYENERSFDLVVRLDSASIQTLSLNTLFVQDANGKQIALAEVATIKEDIAPMQISREDAKRRISVGVNVRDRDIASLVQEIQTQMDAKIKLPPGYLIKYGGQFENLQNAIKRLQLVVPVALLLILFLLYVAFGSIKESAIIFMAVPLASIGGILALWLRGLPFSISAGIGFIALFGVAVLNGIVLVNEFKRLEKLKQFSSLKELILAGSSSRLRPVLMTALVASLGFLPMALATSNGAEVQRPLATVVIGGLITSTLLTLLVLPALYFMLGKKKKDKTIRVTPLLILLIGMTSFTELSAQNQVGLSELLEAGKQNRIEVKMVELEKQQWESEKRNTYVVSPLQFGVQHGQINSATNDTYLEVMQDIGSPWSIKKRKDYAVLGVDYASQKSKTITQEVIYNITSTYYNWLFYKNAYQLTSQISEALTQSLQQSQKLFDAGEISYSDLLMIKQLQNSVLQKTQQCYSGFSSFQTELFYLSGLKEVQLKDTLLEPLTYQKNQPISTTLFQENELLVKQLEQKQKVIRSDYQPTFQIGYFNQTLEKTGGFQGIKGGLAIPLIFGGKRNELTKNQLQIHAAQHHQTDLKLKLENELLNLQNTIALLEGNVKGIKTEQQQLLLGIEQLQQKLKLSEINHIDFIRLSSVIIDGAISELEMLNTYNQSIIKYNYLTVNF is encoded by the coding sequence ATGTTTGAAAAAATAATTGCTTATTCGCTCAAGAATAAGTTGATAGTGCTAATAATGATATTAGCATTAACGGGAGGCGGAATTTATTCGCTTCAACATATTGCAGTTGATGCAGTACCTGACATCACAAACAACCAAGTACAAGTGGTAACAACTTCAGCAACATTAGCTGCCGAAGAGGTAGAAAAATACATCACTTTTCCAGTTGAAATGGCTGTTACCAACATTCCAGATGTAACTGAAGTACGGAGTATTTCTCGTTATGGATTGTCGGTAGTAACCATTGTTTTTAAAGATAACGTTGACATTATGAAAGCCCGACAATTTGTTGCCGAGCAGCTTTCTATTGCTAAAGAAGAAATTCCTATAGAATTTGGAACTCCTCAAATGATGCCTATTACAACAGGTTTAGGTGAAATATACCAATATGTTTTACAAGTAAAATCGGGTTATGAGAGCAAGTTCGATATTATGGAAATAAGAACCATCCAAGATTGGATTGTAAAACGACAATTAGCAGGTTTACAAGGTATAATAGAGGTGAGTAGCTTTGGCGGTAAAGTAAAGCAATATGAGGTTAGTGTAAATCCACAACAACTGATGGCATTTAACACCACTATAAATGAAGTGGAGGAAGCTTTAAAAGCCAACAACAGTAATAGTGGTGGTAGTTATATCGAAAAAGGCGATAATGCTTATTACATTAGAATTGAAGGTAGAGCGGAGCATTTTTCCGACATCGAAAACATCGTAATAAAAAACAATGGGAGTCCAATTCGGATAAAAGATGTGGCAACTGTAGGTTTGGGTAGCCCAAAACGCTACGGAGCAATGACCATGGACGGAAAAGGCGAAGTAGTTGGTGGAATTACATTGATGTTTAAAGGAGCAAACTCGTCAGAAGCGGTAAATAATGTACGCCAACGAATGGAACTGATTACAAAATCGTTGCCAGAAGGGTTGGAAATATATCCTTATTTAGATCGGTCGGTTTTGGTTGGAAAAACCATTTCAACGGTTGTAAAAAACTTGGTTGAAGGTGGCTTAATCGTAATTTTTGTACTGGTCTTGTTTCTAGGAAATTTTAGAGCAGGGCTAATCGTTTCCTCTGTTATTCCTCTTTCCATGTTGTTTGCATTAATTTTAATGCACTTGCTTGGAGTATCAGCCAATTTAATGTCGTTAGGAGCAATTGATTTTGGTATTGTTGTAGATGGAGCAGTTATTATTGTTGAAGGAGTTTTGCATGTTCTCCATAAAAACCATAAAGGAAAAACACTCTCTAAATTACAAATGAATAATGAAATTAAAGAAGCGAGTGGTCAGATTTATAATACAGCAGCGTTTGGAGTATTAATTATTTTGGTGGTTTTTGTTCCCATTTTTACATTGGAAGGCATTGAGGGAAAAACCTTTTTACCAATGGCTCAAACCGTAAGTTTCGCTATTTTAGGTTCATTGTTATTATCCGTTACCTATGTACCTGTTGCTTCAGCATTGTTTTTAAATAAAACGATTAGCAATAAAGAAACCTTTTCTGACAAAATTGTAACAGCTTTGCAAAAAAGATACATTCCGAGTTTGGCATTTGTTTTAAAAAATCCAAAAAAGGTATTATCAATGGCAGTGCTAGCCTTGTTTTTATCAATAGTCGTTTTTGCATCTATGGGTTCAGAATTCATACCAACGCTCGAAGAGGGAGATTTAGCCATGCAAATGGCTGTTGAACCTGGAAGTTCGTTAGAAAAAAGTATAGCTACGTCAACTCATGCAGAGCAGATTTTAAAAGAAAATTTTTCGGAAGTAAAACATGTGGTTTCTAAAATTGGAACAGCTGAAGTGCCTACCGACCCAATGGCTATTGAAGATGCCGATATTATGATTATTTTAAAAGAAAAAGGCGAATGGGAAAATGCAAAAAGCAGGGAGGAATTGATTGATAAGATGAAAGCTAAGTTAGCTGAAATTCAACACGCCTCGTTTGAATTCTCACAACCCATTCAGTTAAGGTTTAACGAACTGATGACGGGGGCAAAAACAGATATTGCCATTCAAATTTTTGGTGAAGATGTGAAGCAGTTAAAAGAATTGGCAGATCAAACCGCGTCGGTAATTAAAAACATAAATGGTGTTGGCGATGTTAAGGTGGAGCAAACCGAAGGGTTAAAACAATTGAGCGTAGTGATAGACCGTTCAAAACTTTCGCTGTTCCATATTAATATTGATGATGTAAATAATGTGATTAAAACAGCTTATGCAGGTTCTCAAACGGGTTCGGTTTATGAAAACGAGCGAAGTTTTGATTTGGTAGTTCGTTTAGATTCGGCTAGTATTCAAACCTTGTCGCTAAATACACTTTTTGTTCAGGATGCCAATGGAAAACAAATTGCATTAGCCGAAGTTGCCACCATTAAAGAAGACATTGCTCCTATGCAAATTTCTAGAGAAGACGCAAAAAGAAGAATCTCGGTAGGGGTAAATGTTCGAGATAGAGATATTGCTTCGTTGGTTCAAGAAATTCAAACACAAATGGATGCGAAAATTAAATTACCACCTGGTTATTTAATAAAATATGGCGGTCAGTTCGAGAACTTACAAAATGCCATTAAACGACTTCAACTTGTTGTTCCAGTGGCACTATTATTAATATTGTTTTTGCTTTATGTTGCTTTTGGTTCAATCAAAGAATCAGCCATTATATTTATGGCAGTACCCTTAGCTTCAATAGGTGGTATATTAGCATTATGGTTGCGAGGCTTGCCTTTTAGTATTTCGGCTGGAATAGGTTTTATAGCTTTGTTTGGTGTGGCGGTGTTAAACGGAATTGTGTTGGTTAATGAGTTTAAACGATTAGAAAAGTTAAAACAATTTAGTTCGTTAAAAGAATTGATTTTGGCTGGCTCAAGTTCACGATTACGACCTGTGCTTATGACTGCTCTAGTTGCTTCGTTAGGATTTTTGCCAATGGCGTTGGCAACATCTAATGGAGCAGAAGTACAACGACCACTAGCAACTGTTGTTATTGGGGGTCTAATTACTTCTACATTATTGACTTTATTGGTTTTACCAGCCTTATATTTTATGCTTGGGAAAAAGAAAAAAGATAAAACCATAAGAGTAACACCCTTATTAATTTTATTAATTGGAATGACTTCATTCACGGAGTTATCAGCACAAAATCAAGTGGGTTTATCGGAGTTGTTGGAAGCTGGAAAACAAAACCGAATTGAGGTTAAAATGGTTGAATTGGAGAAACAGCAATGGGAGAGTGAAAAGCGAAACACCTATGTTGTAAGTCCTTTACAGTTTGGTGTGCAACATGGTCAAATAAATAGTGCTACTAACGATACTTATCTAGAAGTTATGCAAGATATTGGTAGTCCGTGGAGCATTAAAAAACGAAAAGATTATGCTGTTTTGGGTGTTGATTATGCTTCGCAAAAAAGCAAAACAATAACTCAAGAAGTTATCTACAACATTACATCTACTTATTACAATTGGTTGTTTTATAAAAACGCTTATCAGTTGACCAGTCAAATTAGCGAGGCGTTAACTCAATCGTTACAGCAATCGCAAAAGTTGTTTGATGCCGGAGAAATAAGTTATTCCGATTTGTTGATGATAAAACAGTTGCAAAATAGTGTTCTCCAAAAAACTCAGCAATGTTACAGTGGTTTTAGCTCTTTTCAAACCGAATTGTTCTATTTATCAGGATTAAAAGAGGTACAACTAAAAGATACCTTATTGGAGCCATTAACTTACCAGAAAAATCAACCAATAAGTACTACATTGTTTCAAGAAAATGAATTACTGGTAAAACAATTGGAGCAAAAACAAAAAGTGATTCGTTCCGATTATCAGCCTACTTTTCAAATTGGATATTTTAATCAAACTTTAGAAAAAACGGGTGGATTTCAAGGTATAAAAGGTGGATTAGCAATTCCATTAATTTTTGGTGGAAAAAGAAATGAGTTAACAAAAAATCAATTACAGATTCATGCAGCTCAACATCATCAAACCGATTTAAAACTAAAACTCGAAAATGAATTGTTAAACCTCCAAAACACTATTGCTTTACTAGAGGGTAATGTAAAGGGAATAAAAACAGAACAGCAACAATTGCTTTTGGGTATTGAACAATTACAACAAAAACTGAAGTTGAGCGAAATCAATCACATTGATTTTATTCGGTTGAGTTCGGTTATCATTGATGGTGCTATTAGTGAGCTAGAAATGTTAAATACCTACAATCAATCTATTATTAAATACAATTACTTAACTGTTAATTTTTAA
- a CDS encoding efflux RND transporter periplasmic adaptor subunit: MKNRIYIALTCTILMACGDKIEENTAEETQKNVETEQAKESAPITQNIECFGVIDVPPFSVLEIFAKTNGYITDLSVLEGQHVKKGEVIAEIESPEFAHLQKEYKTAKANYDWQKLNFERNQKLYDSKTISDKDFQFIEKEYLVAKSTFMGLKEEIRAIGFDDEQFLSATSSRLSIRSKTHGTVVKINVKNGTKVTPDTHLFTVLDKSHLHVEMKVSASNISKIALDQPFFMINSNDTIKGTVHLINDMIESDNTVKVHGHFSNPADEEKLIVGQKVFVQLLP; encoded by the coding sequence ATGAAAAATAGAATATATATCGCTTTAACCTGCACCATTTTAATGGCTTGTGGAGATAAAATAGAAGAAAATACAGCGGAAGAAACGCAAAAAAATGTAGAGACAGAACAAGCAAAAGAGTCCGCCCCAATTACGCAAAATATTGAGTGTTTTGGAGTAATAGATGTTCCTCCATTTTCGGTTTTAGAAATTTTTGCTAAAACCAATGGATATATCACTGATTTATCCGTTTTAGAAGGACAACATGTAAAAAAAGGAGAGGTTATTGCTGAAATAGAATCGCCAGAATTTGCCCATTTGCAAAAAGAATACAAAACGGCAAAAGCGAATTACGATTGGCAAAAGTTGAATTTTGAACGAAATCAAAAACTCTACGATTCCAAAACCATATCAGACAAAGATTTTCAGTTTATTGAAAAGGAATATTTGGTTGCTAAATCTACTTTTATGGGTTTAAAAGAAGAAATAAGAGCCATAGGTTTTGATGATGAACAGTTTTTATCGGCAACAAGTAGTCGTTTAAGTATTAGAAGCAAAACACACGGAACGGTAGTAAAAATCAATGTTAAAAACGGAACAAAAGTTACTCCTGACACCCATTTATTTACTGTTTTAGATAAATCGCATTTGCACGTAGAAATGAAAGTTTCGGCATCGAATATTTCTAAAATAGCATTAGACCAACCCTTTTTTATGATAAATAGCAATGACACGATAAAAGGTACAGTTCATTTAATTAATGATATGATAGAATCGGACAATACAGTAAAAGTTCATGGGCATTTTAGCAATCCTGCTGATGAAGAAAAATTAATTGTGGGACAAAAGGTTTTTGTGCAACTTTTACCCTAG
- a CDS encoding N-acetyltransferase, with protein sequence MIIDFKPIEKADLTKVTAIYNYYVENSTATFHLDKVTEAEMEATLSLNHPLYKSFVVLYNDEVCGFCYLGQFRKKEAYDITAEVTLYIQHDFTGKKIGPEVLSFMEKTGKELGLKNLVGVITSENSGSLKLFERMGYFKCGHLKNIGIKFGRALDVISYQKEI encoded by the coding sequence ATGATAATTGACTTTAAACCCATAGAAAAAGCTGATTTAACGAAAGTTACTGCCATCTATAATTATTATGTAGAAAATTCTACCGCTACGTTTCATTTGGATAAAGTAACTGAAGCGGAAATGGAAGCTACACTTTCGTTAAATCATCCACTTTACAAATCGTTTGTGGTTTTGTATAACGATGAGGTTTGTGGCTTTTGTTATTTGGGTCAGTTTCGTAAAAAAGAAGCTTACGACATTACTGCTGAGGTAACACTATATATCCAACATGATTTTACGGGCAAAAAAATTGGACCAGAAGTGTTGAGTTTTATGGAAAAAACTGGGAAAGAACTGGGGCTAAAAAACTTGGTGGGGGTTATAACTTCCGAGAATTCAGGTAGCTTAAAACTGTTTGAACGAATGGGATATTTTAAATGTGGTCATTTAAAAAACATTGGTATTAAGTTCGGTAGAGCGTTAGATGTTATTTCTTATCAAAAAGAAATATAA
- a CDS encoding T9SS type A sorting domain-containing protein: MKKILVLLLVLISLSSNAQLNYGLQGLLPNDSNNFEYTGLKINIDTTNVNNDWTIGSTMKPFFGQANSFPNAIMTDSLNPYSSNNLSYFDVGVNQNTFSGYGFPYNLYFQFDHKYETDSLIDGGYITLSYDSGQTWVNVINDSTCIMCWPNINSENLYTTNDTLVNGEYGFSGTSDWKTSTFQWVWVLPVKYMASDSLIIRFNFVSDNVQTNKDGWIIDNIVVGGIDLGSSVEEIQNSIKVIFYPTITADYFNYKIENDEKIESIVVVDISGKQILTIAQPKNEDRIDVSNYPSGNYYVKFSSKEKQVIKKLIIN; the protein is encoded by the coding sequence ATGAAAAAAATTCTTGTTTTACTATTAGTTCTTATTTCATTAAGTTCAAATGCTCAACTAAATTATGGCTTACAAGGATTATTGCCTAACGACAGTAATAACTTTGAATATACTGGGTTAAAAATAAATATTGACACAACTAACGTTAATAATGATTGGACTATAGGCTCAACCATGAAACCATTTTTTGGACAAGCAAACTCTTTTCCAAATGCAATAATGACAGATTCACTAAATCCATATTCATCTAATAATCTATCTTATTTTGATGTTGGGGTAAATCAAAATACATTTTCAGGTTATGGATTTCCTTACAATTTGTATTTTCAATTTGATCACAAATATGAAACAGATTCATTAATTGATGGAGGTTACATTACTTTGTCATATGATAGTGGACAAACCTGGGTGAACGTTATTAATGATTCAACTTGTATTATGTGTTGGCCAAACATCAATTCAGAAAACTTATATACAACGAATGATACATTAGTGAATGGTGAATATGGTTTTTCAGGAACTTCTGATTGGAAAACTTCAACTTTCCAATGGGTATGGGTTTTACCAGTAAAATATATGGCTTCAGATTCTTTAATTATTCGATTCAATTTTGTTAGTGATAATGTTCAAACAAATAAAGATGGATGGATAATAGATAATATCGTTGTTGGAGGTATTGATTTAGGTAGTTCAGTAGAAGAAATTCAGAATTCTATTAAAGTGATATTTTATCCCACAATTACAGCAGATTATTTTAATTATAAAATAGAGAATGATGAAAAAATAGAGTCTATTGTAGTTGTCGATATTTCAGGAAAACAGATTTTAACTATTGCCCAACCAAAAAATGAAGATAGAATTGATGTTTCTAATTATCCATCAGGAAATTATTATGTAAAATTTTCTTCCAAAGAAAAACAGGTGATAAAAAAATTAATTATTAATTAA